A DNA window from Candidatus Cloacimonadota bacterium contains the following coding sequences:
- a CDS encoding response regulator, whose translation MRILNVDDNSDNLLLLQSLLGTNDNTFFDAKNGREALKILAEQEIDLVISDILMPIMDGFTLCKEIRSNPKLHNIPFIVFTATYTGQKDEVLARKMGADDFIVKPCEPDELVRRIDKTIKHQNSRNRLEDIQTYNDETVLKLYNERLVRKLEDKMLEMENEVLERKKAIVALQRSEGILKATQSLGKLGGWEIDMQNGEVYWTEEMYRLHDIEPGSISGDDLIAASLEGYPEESRLKLQEYFQTIREKGTAYTLESWFTTQKNRKIYIRTSAIAKMENGKTTHILGIFQDISEQKNAEIKHQELMQQLRQAQKLDSIGQLAGGVAHDFNNILTVILGYSEEILNTLHQRDPIRQDIQEIASAGQRAATLTRQLLTFSRKQVIKPQLMNINEAIGNLSKMLKRLIGEDIDFVLDLGTNVPEFMADVGQIEQVIMNLVINAREAMQMGGTLTIKTFGYTADDSFCSKHPMISGKHFAVLRICDTGSGMDKETMEHIFEPFFTTKAKGHGTGLGLPTVYGIVRQAGGNIHVESTPGKGASFVILLPATEQSLETPTAPTVPTHTTGNKELVLVVEDDPAISDLSGKIIQKMGFSVKLASSADQALVMIEDEGLRPKLVISDVVMPGLSGIELAAIIKFKHPEMKFLLMSGYTETVIAKHGDVDPKIPFLHKPFTHQELLHKIEQALET comes from the coding sequence TTGCAAAGCCTCTTAGGCACAAATGATAACACTTTTTTTGACGCCAAAAATGGAAGGGAAGCTCTGAAGATTTTAGCCGAGCAAGAAATCGATCTTGTAATTAGCGATATTCTAATGCCAATAATGGATGGCTTTACTCTGTGTAAAGAGATTCGAAGCAACCCCAAACTTCACAACATTCCCTTCATTGTTTTTACTGCAACCTACACTGGTCAAAAAGACGAAGTATTGGCGCGGAAGATGGGTGCAGACGATTTTATTGTGAAGCCATGCGAACCAGATGAGCTAGTTCGCAGAATTGATAAAACAATTAAGCATCAAAACAGCCGCAATCGTTTGGAAGACATACAGACATATAATGATGAAACCGTGCTGAAACTGTACAATGAACGTTTGGTGCGAAAACTTGAAGATAAAATGCTGGAAATGGAAAATGAGGTTTTAGAACGCAAAAAAGCCATTGTGGCTCTACAAAGGAGTGAAGGTATTCTAAAGGCTACTCAATCACTAGGTAAACTTGGTGGTTGGGAAATTGACATGCAAAATGGGGAAGTATATTGGACCGAAGAAATGTATCGCCTGCATGATATTGAACCGGGATCAATATCTGGTGATGATTTGATTGCCGCCAGTTTAGAGGGATACCCCGAAGAGTCACGCTTAAAGCTGCAAGAATACTTTCAAACAATACGCGAAAAAGGAACTGCCTACACTTTGGAATCTTGGTTTACAACCCAAAAAAACCGAAAGATATATATCCGCACCAGTGCTATTGCCAAAATGGAAAATGGTAAAACCACACATATTCTAGGTATATTTCAAGATATTAGCGAACAGAAAAATGCAGAAATAAAGCACCAAGAGCTGATGCAGCAGCTCCGCCAAGCGCAAAAACTTGATTCTATTGGACAGCTTGCTGGCGGCGTAGCTCACGATTTCAACAACATCCTTACTGTGATATTGGGATATTCTGAGGAGATATTAAACACATTACATCAAAGGGACCCAATTAGACAAGACATCCAAGAAATAGCCAGTGCAGGACAGCGGGCAGCAACCCTTACAAGGCAACTCCTTACTTTTAGCCGAAAGCAAGTAATAAAACCTCAGTTAATGAATATCAATGAGGCTATTGGCAACCTCTCCAAAATGTTGAAGCGCCTCATTGGTGAAGACATCGATTTTGTATTAGATTTGGGTACTAATGTGCCCGAATTCATGGCAGATGTAGGACAGATCGAACAAGTTATTATGAATCTGGTTATTAATGCCAGAGAGGCAATGCAGATGGGAGGTACACTAACCATTAAAACCTTTGGTTATACTGCCGATGATAGTTTTTGCTCCAAGCATCCTATGATTAGCGGAAAGCATTTTGCTGTTCTGCGAATTTGCGATACCGGCTCTGGAATGGATAAAGAAACAATGGAACACATTTTTGAACCATTTTTCACTACCAAAGCCAAAGGTCATGGAACGGGCTTGGGACTACCCACCGTGTATGGGATTGTGCGTCAAGCCGGAGGCAATATCCATGTGGAAAGTACTCCTGGTAAGGGAGCCAGCTTTGTTATTTTGCTTCCTGCTACTGAACAAAGCTTAGAAACCCCAACAGCTCCAACTGTGCCTACCCATACCACCGGAAATAAAGAGCTGGTGTTGGTTGTGGAAGATGATCCTGCCATCTCTGATCTTAGCGGAAAAATTATCCAAAAAATGGGGTTTAGCGTAAAGCTTGCCTCAAGCGCAGATCAAGCATTAGTGATGATCGAAGATGAAGGATTGCGTCCCAAACTTGTAATCTCAGATGTGGTTATGCCAGGCTTGAGTGGCATAGAACTGGCTGCTATAATCAAATTCAAGCATCCTGAAATGAAGTTTCTACTGATGTCTGGATACACCGAAACCGTTATTGCAAAACATGGTGATGTAGATCCCAAAATTCCTTTTCTGCACAAGCCGTTCACTCACCAAGAGCTGTTGCATAAAATTGAGCAAGCACTAGAAACTTAA
- a CDS encoding FprA family A-type flavoprotein, with the protein MNAREIRNGIMLLGVQDWSRRLFDSLIPLPDGTSYNSYLIPGSQKTALIDTVDPDFEHTLINQLKEIPKLDYVVSLHAEQDHSGSLPMVLKKYPESVLICSAKAKPLLMEHLNIPLERIRTVDDNEEISLGDRTLRFIYTPWVHWPETMSAYLPEDRMLFSCDFMGSHLAGTRMYAGDDPNVLDAAKRYYAEIMMPFRSMIKSNIEKLRPLEFDLICPSHGPIWDNPETIMNAYAKWISDASENKVVIPYISMHGSTAKMVEYLTSELADRHVEVNLFDLAVTDIGKLAMELVDATTIVIGTPTVHVGPHPNVAYATILANAIKPKAKYAAVIGSYGWASKAVEHISAMIPALKVEVLGSVLCKGEPNAKTYQELSDLAELIASKHNI; encoded by the coding sequence ATGAATGCAAGAGAAATTAGAAATGGCATCATGCTGTTAGGAGTACAGGATTGGTCTCGACGCTTGTTTGATTCTCTAATTCCGCTTCCAGACGGCACAAGTTACAATTCATATCTAATACCAGGATCACAAAAAACTGCGCTTATCGATACGGTTGATCCCGATTTTGAACATACCTTGATAAACCAGCTAAAAGAAATACCGAAGCTTGATTATGTGGTATCCCTGCATGCCGAGCAAGATCACTCCGGAAGTTTACCTATGGTGTTAAAAAAGTATCCAGAATCTGTTTTAATATGTTCTGCAAAAGCCAAACCACTTCTGATGGAGCATCTCAATATTCCTTTGGAGCGCATTAGAACCGTTGACGATAACGAAGAAATCTCTCTGGGAGATCGTACTTTACGCTTTATTTATACGCCATGGGTACATTGGCCAGAAACTATGAGTGCCTATCTACCCGAAGACCGTATGCTGTTCAGTTGCGATTTTATGGGTTCACACTTGGCGGGAACACGTATGTACGCCGGCGATGATCCCAATGTTTTGGATGCTGCAAAACGTTATTATGCCGAGATTATGATGCCTTTTCGCAGCATGATAAAATCGAATATAGAAAAGCTAAGGCCACTTGAATTTGACCTTATTTGCCCTAGCCACGGACCCATTTGGGATAATCCGGAAACAATTATGAATGCCTATGCTAAATGGATTTCTGATGCAAGTGAAAATAAGGTAGTAATCCCATATATCTCCATGCACGGCAGCACCGCCAAGATGGTAGAATATCTTACTTCAGAACTGGCAGATCGCCACGTGGAAGTTAATCTATTCGATTTAGCGGTTACCGATATTGGTAAACTCGCAATGGAATTAGTAGATGCAACAACAATTGTGATTGGTACTCCCACAGTACATGTAGGTCCCCATCCCAATGTTGCTTATGCTACAATTTTAGCCAACGCCATAAAGCCTAAAGCCAAGTATGCCGCAGTAATTGGATCGTATGGATGGGCAAGCAAGGCAGTTGAGCATATATCCGCAATGATACCGGCTCTGAAAGTAGAAGTGTTAGGTTCGGTTCTCTGCAAGGGAGAGCCCAATGCTAAAACATATCAAGAGCTTAGCGATCTAGCAGAGTTAATTGCCTCAAAGCATAATATATAA